The following proteins come from a genomic window of Tepidiforma thermophila:
- a CDS encoding SixA phosphatase family protein, with translation MELLLVRHAIAVERGTVASDAERPLTPEGRARMTEAARGLARLITPQAILSSPWLRAMQTAEILRETYGLGRVRVCEALASADYDAVIEAATETDASPVALVGHEPWMGELLAYLVTGDPAGMGVTFKKGGAALARSAGEPRPGGCWLEWLIPPGVLRRVAGEQKG, from the coding sequence ATGGAGCTGCTGCTCGTCCGGCACGCGATTGCGGTGGAGCGGGGCACTGTGGCGAGCGATGCAGAGCGGCCCCTGACTCCGGAGGGCCGGGCGCGGATGACGGAGGCCGCCCGGGGGCTGGCGCGGCTGATCACTCCGCAGGCGATCCTGAGTTCGCCGTGGCTGCGGGCGATGCAGACGGCGGAGATCCTGCGGGAGACGTACGGACTGGGGCGGGTGCGCGTCTGCGAGGCGCTGGCGAGCGCTGATTACGACGCGGTGATCGAGGCGGCGACGGAGACGGACGCATCGCCGGTCGCGCTGGTGGGGCATGAGCCGTGGATGGGGGAGCTGCTAGCGTACCTGGTGACCGGGGACCCCGCCGGCATGGGGGTGACATTCAAGAAGGGCGGGGCAGCGCTGGCCCGCTCGGCGGGAGAGCCGCGACCGGGCGGGTGCTGGCTCGAGTGGCTGATTCCTCCGGGCGTGCTGCGGCGGGTTGCGGGGGAGCAGAAGGGTTAG
- a CDS encoding Ppx/GppA phosphatase family protein, which produces MPVHPHDIIAVIDVGSNSVRLLVARALSHTAFEVIDEARYSARLGAGQAGGNLTPEGIDRGLRALAIMTQLAESYAPARLLAVGTEALRRAPNADEFLERVRERTGVRIRVLSGFEEAHAGYIGVINSTTLTDGYLLDLGGGSLELMTIAGRQLREVQSVPLGAIYSRETYFHSDPPAPREIRALRKAVRRSFVPVAGAPPVLFGTGGAIRNLARIVRIRRRYPLGRLHGLELARKEVRRLARELSAVPTEARRRIPGVGSNRADLLHAAAIVIDEVMDILGADALTVSGQGLREGLAWQAIRGEAPILPDVRSASLAGLALANGVDVTSAEPTVSAAASLFDAARPLHGLGDADRQLLLDAARLAGIGMHIDYYNRDRHAEYLVHSGDLHGYSHREVVLLAALVRWADSGTPDLSPYRAIIQPDDTRRAAVLASLLGLARAIRRRSPSPIHDVHAVLEGTALRLQLRAAAPIDAELYELENRRRRFEAILRCRLLVEHVPGS; this is translated from the coding sequence ATGCCGGTTCACCCGCACGACATCATCGCAGTCATCGACGTCGGCTCAAACTCCGTTCGCCTCCTCGTCGCCCGCGCCCTCAGCCACACCGCCTTCGAAGTCATCGACGAAGCCCGCTACAGCGCCCGCCTCGGCGCTGGACAGGCCGGCGGCAACCTCACCCCCGAAGGCATCGACCGCGGCCTCCGCGCCCTTGCCATCATGACCCAGCTCGCCGAGTCCTACGCGCCCGCACGCCTCCTCGCCGTTGGCACCGAAGCCCTCCGGCGCGCCCCGAACGCGGACGAATTCCTCGAACGGGTCCGCGAGCGCACCGGCGTCCGCATCCGGGTCCTCTCCGGCTTCGAAGAAGCCCACGCCGGCTACATCGGCGTCATCAACAGCACCACGCTCACGGACGGCTACCTCCTCGATCTCGGCGGCGGCTCCCTTGAGCTCATGACCATCGCCGGGCGCCAGCTCCGCGAAGTCCAGTCCGTGCCGCTCGGCGCCATCTACAGCCGCGAAACCTACTTCCACTCCGACCCGCCCGCTCCCCGCGAAATCCGTGCCCTGCGCAAGGCCGTCCGGCGCTCGTTCGTCCCGGTCGCCGGCGCCCCGCCCGTCCTCTTCGGCACCGGCGGCGCCATCCGCAACCTCGCCCGCATCGTCCGTATTCGCCGCCGGTACCCCCTCGGTCGATTGCATGGTCTCGAACTCGCCCGCAAAGAGGTACGCCGCCTCGCTCGCGAACTCAGCGCCGTGCCCACCGAGGCGCGCCGCCGTATCCCCGGCGTTGGCAGCAACCGCGCCGACCTCCTCCATGCCGCTGCCATCGTCATCGACGAAGTCATGGACATCCTCGGCGCCGACGCCCTCACCGTCTCCGGCCAGGGCCTTCGCGAAGGCCTCGCCTGGCAGGCGATCCGCGGCGAAGCCCCCATCCTTCCCGACGTGCGTTCCGCCAGCCTCGCCGGTCTCGCCCTCGCGAACGGCGTCGATGTCACCTCCGCCGAACCAACGGTCTCCGCAGCTGCCAGCCTCTTCGACGCAGCCCGGCCCCTGCACGGCCTCGGCGATGCCGATCGCCAGCTCCTGCTCGATGCCGCCCGCCTCGCCGGCATCGGCATGCACATCGACTACTACAACCGCGACCGCCACGCGGAATACCTCGTCCACAGCGGCGACCTCCACGGCTACTCCCACCGCGAAGTCGTCCTCCTCGCCGCCCTCGTCCGCTGGGCCGATTCCGGCACCCCCGACCTCTCGCCCTACCGCGCCATCATCCAGCCCGACGACACCCGCCGCGCCGCTGTCCTCGCCTCCCTCCTCGGCCTCGCCCGGGCCATCCGCCGGCGCTCACCCTCACCCATCCATGACGTGCACGCCGTGCTCGAAGGTACCGCCCTGCGCCTGCAGCTCCGCGCAGCCGCGCCGATCGACGCCGAGCTGTACGAACTGGAGAACCGGCGCCGCAGGTTCGAAGCCATCCTGCGCTGCCGCCTGCTCGTCGAGCACGTGCCGGGCAGCTAA
- a CDS encoding acyl-CoA dehydrogenase family protein has translation MVSLELNDEEKLIQQVARDFARKEIRPVAAYYDEREEVPYDLIKKAAAVGFGISKQGSLLDGAGSSLIPSIIAEELSWGCAGIALAINSSGLAAAAIAATGTPEQRQQWLAAIASDEHEVRLGAMCLTEPDAGSDVANIQTTATRDGDFYVLNGEKQFITNGGIADVHVVFATEDRSKGWGGISAFVVPKGTPGLQQGTVWKKMGIRASHTANVIFNDCRIPAEYKLGAPAKPGGSAGPGAVGALMTLERTRPVVGAYAVGIARAAYEYALDYAKTRVQFGRPIIKNQGISFMLADMAMAVDSARLMVWRAAWMAGANVPYLQAEGSMAKCYASDVAMKVTVDAVQVLGGQGYMRDHPVEKWVRDAKIFQIFEGTNQIQRLVIGRALEALPPRG, from the coding sequence ATGGTTTCGCTCGAACTCAACGACGAAGAAAAGCTCATCCAGCAGGTCGCCCGCGACTTCGCCCGCAAAGAGATCCGCCCCGTCGCCGCCTACTACGACGAACGCGAAGAGGTCCCCTACGACCTGATCAAAAAGGCCGCCGCCGTCGGCTTCGGCATCTCGAAGCAGGGCTCCCTCCTCGATGGCGCAGGCTCCTCCCTCATCCCCTCCATCATCGCCGAGGAGCTCTCCTGGGGGTGCGCCGGCATCGCCCTCGCCATCAACAGCTCCGGCCTCGCCGCCGCCGCCATCGCCGCCACCGGCACCCCCGAGCAGCGCCAGCAGTGGCTCGCCGCCATCGCCTCCGACGAGCACGAAGTCCGCCTCGGCGCCATGTGTCTCACCGAGCCCGATGCCGGCTCCGACGTCGCCAACATCCAGACCACGGCCACGCGCGACGGCGACTTCTACGTCCTCAACGGCGAAAAGCAGTTCATCACCAACGGCGGCATCGCCGATGTCCACGTCGTCTTCGCCACCGAGGACCGCTCAAAAGGCTGGGGCGGCATCAGCGCCTTCGTCGTCCCGAAAGGCACGCCCGGTCTCCAGCAGGGCACCGTCTGGAAGAAAATGGGCATCCGCGCCTCCCACACCGCCAATGTCATCTTCAACGACTGCCGCATCCCGGCCGAGTACAAGCTCGGCGCACCGGCGAAGCCGGGCGGCTCCGCCGGCCCTGGCGCCGTCGGCGCCCTCATGACCCTCGAGCGGACCCGGCCCGTTGTCGGCGCGTACGCCGTCGGTATCGCCCGCGCCGCCTACGAATACGCCCTCGACTACGCCAAAACCCGCGTCCAGTTCGGCCGCCCGATCATCAAGAACCAGGGCATCTCCTTCATGCTGGCCGACATGGCCATGGCCGTCGATTCCGCCCGCCTTATGGTTTGGCGCGCCGCCTGGATGGCCGGCGCCAACGTCCCCTACCTCCAGGCCGAGGGCTCCATGGCCAAGTGTTACGCCTCCGATGTCGCCATGAAGGTCACCGTCGATGCCGTCCAGGTCCTCGGCGGCCAGGGCTACATGCGCGACCACCCCGTCGAAAAGTGGGTCCGCGACGCCAAGATCTTCCAGATCTTCGAAGGCACCAATCAGATCCAGCGCCTGGTCATCGGCCGCGCCCTGGAGGCCCTGCCCCCGCGCGGCTGA
- the xerD gene encoding site-specific tyrosine recombinase XerD, with protein MTNERIDQFLNFLAVEKNASQNTLAAYRNDLLQFTSFMEQAFPGVAPEAMTKDQLVAFVEHLRERKYKDTTVARKVASLKSFFSFLVGEGIIEADPTEQVKSPQVGKQLPRALTVEEVDELLEQPARRNTPEARRDKAMLELAYATGLRVTELVSLDVNDVALESDPVTVRCVGKGDKERVLTLPPTAVDELRQYIFHVRPRLVRNRREAALFVNRRGERLTRQGFWLILKNYAKEAGLDTAITPHTLRHTYATHMLAGGMPLRYVQDALGHASISTTQIYTHLTDQQKRKAYDQAHPRASA; from the coding sequence GTGACCAACGAGCGCATCGACCAGTTTTTGAACTTTCTCGCGGTGGAGAAGAACGCCTCGCAGAACACGCTGGCGGCGTACCGGAACGACCTGCTGCAGTTCACCTCGTTCATGGAGCAGGCGTTCCCGGGGGTTGCGCCTGAGGCGATGACGAAGGACCAGCTCGTCGCGTTCGTGGAGCATCTCCGGGAGCGGAAGTACAAGGACACGACGGTGGCGCGGAAGGTCGCCTCGCTGAAGTCGTTTTTCAGCTTCCTGGTGGGGGAGGGGATTATCGAAGCGGACCCGACCGAGCAGGTGAAGTCGCCGCAGGTGGGCAAGCAGCTTCCGCGGGCGTTGACGGTGGAGGAGGTTGACGAGCTGCTGGAGCAGCCGGCGCGGCGGAATACGCCGGAGGCCCGCCGGGACAAGGCGATGCTCGAACTGGCGTATGCGACCGGCCTGCGGGTGACGGAGCTGGTATCGCTCGACGTGAACGACGTGGCCCTGGAGAGCGACCCGGTGACGGTGCGCTGCGTCGGCAAGGGCGACAAGGAGCGCGTGCTGACGCTGCCTCCGACGGCGGTGGATGAACTCCGGCAGTACATCTTCCATGTGCGGCCGCGGCTGGTGCGGAACCGGCGGGAGGCGGCGCTTTTCGTGAACCGGCGGGGCGAACGGCTGACGCGGCAGGGGTTCTGGCTGATCCTGAAGAACTACGCGAAGGAGGCGGGGCTCGATACGGCGATCACGCCGCACACGCTCCGCCACACGTATGCGACGCACATGCTCGCCGGGGGGATGCCGCTCCGGTACGTGCAGGATGCGCTGGGCCACGCGAGCATCTCGACGACGCAGATTTACACGCACCTGACCGACCAGCAGAAGCGAAAGGCGTACGACCAGGCCCACCCGCGGGCCTCGGCCTGA
- the recJ gene encoding single-stranded-DNA-specific exonuclease RecJ: MTQLVGALPPRWRLRDPYAHQNGIPRYPPVLATVLAARGITTRQQAEAFYRPHLLPDHDPLLLPGMADAILRVDRALRDGELIALYGDFDVDGVTSIAILHEGLAPLGARTLPYIPDRFTEGYGLNFGAIRSLAAAGATLLVTADCGISSVAEVAYANELGLDVIILDHHTVPDVLPDALAAVNPKRIDSPYPFDELAACGVAYRFLEVLYDHLGVAFNDTDFIDLAALGTVVDVAPLIDENRRIVARGLEVMRTGGLRPGLAALARVSGVAPERFTSETLGFALGPRMNAAGRLAHANIALRLLLERDYRRAFDLASELNALNRERQRQTEEATQLAEELLGPADAPLLFVVTDRIAPGIVGLVASRLAERRNRPAVVLSRGPEESRASARSIPGFDIVAAIRKEKDLLVRHGGHRSAAGFTVRNEHLDELRERLTATAAAQLGREPARRVIDIDAEAPLAALDGLEVKGLMKFEPTGHGNRKPVLLSRGVRLLDAKPVGQTGDHLRLAVRDGQVTWRGIAFRQAGAELDDEVDIVYSLQHDLSGTGVELEVLDLAPTAAARPLERGR; this comes from the coding sequence ATGACCCAGCTCGTCGGCGCCCTGCCTCCCCGCTGGCGGCTCCGCGACCCCTACGCCCACCAGAACGGCATTCCCCGGTACCCGCCAGTCCTCGCCACCGTGCTCGCCGCCCGCGGCATCACCACCCGCCAGCAGGCCGAGGCCTTCTACCGGCCCCACCTCCTCCCCGACCACGACCCCCTCCTCCTGCCCGGCATGGCCGACGCCATCCTCCGCGTCGACCGCGCCCTCCGCGATGGCGAACTCATCGCCCTCTACGGCGACTTCGACGTCGATGGTGTCACCTCCATCGCTATCCTCCACGAGGGACTCGCCCCGCTCGGCGCACGCACCCTGCCCTACATCCCCGACCGCTTCACCGAAGGCTACGGCCTCAACTTCGGCGCCATCCGTTCCCTCGCTGCAGCCGGCGCCACCCTCCTCGTCACCGCCGATTGCGGCATCTCCTCGGTCGCCGAGGTCGCTTACGCCAACGAACTCGGCCTCGACGTCATCATCCTCGACCACCACACCGTCCCCGACGTCCTCCCCGACGCTCTCGCCGCCGTCAACCCGAAGCGGATCGATTCGCCCTACCCCTTCGACGAACTCGCCGCCTGCGGCGTCGCCTACCGCTTCCTCGAAGTCCTGTACGACCATCTCGGCGTCGCCTTCAACGACACCGACTTCATCGACCTCGCCGCCCTTGGCACCGTCGTCGATGTCGCCCCGCTCATCGATGAAAACCGCCGCATCGTCGCCCGCGGCCTCGAGGTCATGCGAACCGGCGGCCTCCGCCCCGGCCTCGCGGCCCTCGCCCGCGTCAGCGGCGTGGCCCCCGAACGCTTCACCTCCGAAACGCTCGGCTTCGCCCTCGGCCCCCGCATGAACGCCGCCGGCCGCCTCGCCCACGCCAACATCGCCCTCCGCCTCCTCCTCGAACGCGACTACCGCCGCGCCTTCGACCTCGCCAGTGAGCTGAACGCCCTCAACCGCGAGCGCCAGCGCCAGACCGAAGAGGCCACCCAGCTCGCCGAAGAGCTGCTCGGTCCCGCCGATGCCCCCCTGCTCTTCGTCGTCACCGACCGGATCGCTCCCGGCATCGTCGGGCTCGTCGCCTCCCGCCTCGCCGAGCGCCGCAACCGGCCTGCCGTCGTCCTCTCACGCGGCCCGGAAGAATCCCGCGCCAGCGCCCGCAGCATCCCCGGCTTCGATATCGTCGCCGCCATCCGCAAAGAAAAGGACCTGCTCGTACGCCACGGCGGCCACCGCTCCGCCGCCGGCTTCACCGTCCGCAACGAACACCTCGACGAACTCCGCGAACGCCTGACTGCCACCGCCGCGGCCCAGCTTGGCCGCGAGCCCGCCCGCCGGGTCATCGACATCGACGCCGAGGCGCCCCTCGCCGCTCTCGACGGCCTGGAAGTCAAGGGGCTCATGAAGTTCGAACCAACCGGCCACGGCAACCGCAAGCCGGTCCTCCTCAGCCGCGGAGTTCGCCTCCTTGATGCCAAACCGGTCGGGCAGACGGGCGACCACCTCCGCCTCGCCGTCCGCGACGGCCAGGTGACCTGGCGCGGCATCGCCTTCCGCCAGGCAGGCGCCGAACTCGACGACGAAGTCGATATCGTCTACTCGCTCCAGCACGACCTCTCCGGGACCGGCGTCGAACTCGAGGTCCTCGACCTCGCGCCCACGGCCGCCGCTCGGCCCCTCGAACGCGGCCGATGA
- the fabF gene encoding beta-ketoacyl-ACP synthase II, whose protein sequence is MTNHASNPARRVVVTGLGIVSPLGQNACDTWNALVEARSGTRRITLFDPAGFDSQVAGEVPDFDPTAYMDRKEARRADRATQFAFVAADEALAQSGFRPAPDDGSEVAVIVGTAIGGITTLSAEFETLRTRGPGRVSPFLMPMMLADMSSGQLSIRIGARGVNYCLVSACASGADSIGEAANIIRRGDAEVALAGGTEAPITPIVVAGFASSKALTTANDDPARASRPFDARRDGFVLAEGAAILVLESEEHARARGATILAELAGYGATSDAYHITQPDERGEGAARAMQLALRQAGLQPDEIDYLNAHGTSTPINDRLETLAIKRVFGEYAYDLPISSSKSMTGHLLGAAGAVEAAICVLALQKQIIPPTANYEVPDPDCDLDYVPNVARPARLEAVMTNSLGFGGHNSSLIFRTYRAAP, encoded by the coding sequence GTGACGAACCACGCATCGAACCCCGCCCGTCGCGTCGTCGTTACCGGCCTCGGCATCGTCAGTCCGCTTGGACAGAACGCATGCGATACCTGGAACGCCCTTGTCGAGGCCCGCTCCGGAACCCGCCGCATCACCCTCTTCGACCCCGCCGGCTTCGACTCCCAGGTCGCCGGCGAAGTCCCCGATTTCGACCCCACCGCCTACATGGACCGCAAAGAGGCCCGTCGCGCGGACCGCGCGACGCAGTTCGCCTTCGTTGCCGCCGACGAAGCGCTCGCCCAGTCCGGCTTCCGCCCGGCGCCCGACGACGGCTCCGAAGTTGCCGTCATCGTCGGCACCGCCATCGGCGGCATCACTACCCTCTCCGCTGAGTTCGAAACGCTCCGCACCCGGGGCCCCGGCCGCGTCTCGCCCTTCCTCATGCCGATGATGCTCGCCGATATGTCCAGCGGGCAGCTCAGCATCCGCATCGGCGCCCGCGGTGTGAACTACTGCCTCGTCAGCGCCTGCGCCAGCGGCGCCGACAGCATCGGCGAAGCCGCCAACATCATCCGCCGCGGCGACGCCGAGGTCGCCCTCGCCGGCGGCACCGAAGCACCCATCACCCCCATCGTCGTCGCCGGCTTCGCCTCATCGAAAGCGCTCACGACCGCTAACGACGACCCTGCCCGCGCATCACGCCCCTTCGATGCCCGCCGCGACGGCTTCGTCCTCGCCGAAGGCGCTGCCATCCTCGTCCTCGAAAGTGAAGAGCACGCCCGCGCCCGGGGAGCGACCATCCTCGCCGAACTCGCCGGCTACGGCGCCACCTCCGATGCCTACCACATCACCCAGCCCGATGAGCGCGGCGAAGGCGCCGCCCGCGCCATGCAGCTCGCGCTCCGCCAGGCCGGCCTCCAGCCCGACGAGATTGATTACCTCAACGCCCACGGCACCTCCACACCGATCAACGACCGCCTCGAAACCCTCGCCATCAAACGCGTCTTCGGCGAGTACGCCTACGACCTCCCCATCAGCTCCTCCAAATCCATGACCGGCCACCTCCTCGGCGCTGCCGGCGCCGTCGAAGCAGCCATCTGCGTCCTCGCCCTCCAGAAACAGATCATCCCGCCGACCGCCAACTACGAGGTCCCCGACCCGGACTGCGACCTCGACTACGTCCCCAACGTCGCCCGCCCGGCCCGCCTCGAAGCGGTCATGACCAACTCGCTCGGCTTCGGCGGCCACAACTCCAGCCTCATCTTCCGCACCTACCGGGCCGCGCCATGA